TCCTTGACGCGCTGGACAGCCGGGTTGAACCGCTCGACATGGCCGACCATGAGAGCAACTCCCTTTTCCTTGGCCTTGGCGACCAAATCGTGTCCCTCGGTAGCGGAAACAGCCAGGGGTTTTTCGATAATCACGTTGATATTCTTGTCCATGATCTTCATACCAACCTCATGATGCAGACTGGTTGGGACACAGACGGACATGGCATCCAGATCGTTTTCGAGCAATTCGTCGAGACTGGCAAAGGTCTTCACGCCAAACTGAGCGGCGACCTCTTCACGAGCCTTTGCATCGATATCGACCACGCCGACAACTTCAACATCAGCCATTTCGGTGTAGTTGCGCAGATGAACACGGCCCATCCAACCCAACCCGACAACGCCTACTTTCAGCATATATACATCCTCGGTCAAAGTTTCCTGTTTGCGAAAGCTTTCTACAGGGCAAACCCGTCCATTGCAACCCTGACGGACCGATTATACACGCTTCACTTGCCCAGAATACACGCATACGATAGGAAACAATGATGCATACAGAAAATTCAACCGGCCCCATTTGGATTAATGTCGGCGAAGCGTCAGGGGATCTCCATGGCGCGGAACTCATCAAACGCTTTCAGGAAATAGCTCCAGAGACCTCCTTTATCGGCATGGGTGGGCCAGCCATGGAAGCCGCCGGGCTGGACGTTCATTTCTCGATGAAACTCATTTCTCTTGTCGGCATCACGGAAATTTTCGGGGGCCTGCCCCGCATTCTCAAACTCCTTGGCCAGATCAAACGCGAACTGACGTCGATCCGGCCACGCGCCATTATCCTGGTGGACTGCCCGGAATTCAATTTCCGCATTGCCAAAATAGCCAAGAAACTCAATATCCCGGTCTATTACTATATCAGTCCACAAATCTGGGCATGGCGATCAGGAAGGGCCAACTTTTTGCGAGACCATGTCCGCAAAGTCATTTGCATTTTGCCGTTTGAGAAACAATTTTATCAAAAATACGGCATGGATGTGGACTACGTGGGCCACCCACTCATGGATGTACTCCCTTTGGAACAACTTGATGCCCTTCCTGTCGATACACACAAGATCGGACTGCTTCCCGGTTCTCGAAACAAGGAGGTAAGCACCCTCCTTCCTGAATTTGCCGGTGCGGCACAGCTGCTGCATACGGCACACCCACACCTCCATTATGTCATGGTTCAAGCACCAGGCATGGACAAAAAACGGCTGCTTTCGGACTGGCCAAAAGACATTCCAGTGGAAATAATTGGACCTGAAACACGGTACGAGACATTCCGCTCATGTCAGTGTATCATAGCCGCATCCGGTACTGTGACGCTGGAAACAGCTCTCATCGGCACGCCGGTCCAGGTCGCGTACAAAGTGTCCTTGCTGTCTGAATTTATTGGCAGACTCTTGGTGAATGTGGACTTCATTTCATTACCCAACCTGATAGCAGGGCATGAAATTTATCCTGAACACATTCAAAAGGACGCATGTGCAGAGACACTCGCCAAGTCTGTCAGTCGTTGGCTGGACGACCAGACGGAATATGATCGTGTCAAAAAAGAATTGACCGCGCTCCGCACCATGGTCGGCACACCCGGCGCGCCCTTGCGGGCAGCCCGAATCATTGAACACGACCTGACAGAACTTGGCCGATAGACCCAATTACTTCAATATTTCTACGCATTGGCAGGCATCATGAATCATTTCGAATTTCCAAAAATACTCCCACCGTGTAAACCCTTTTCTTCTGAATTGTCAGAACATTTTCCAGGGTGGGCACTGGGTATGGCCCTTCCGGACACGCTTCTCGACATAATGGCGGAACTCTTTCAACTGGCGAGACGTGATCCAGAGAGCAAAGCCATGAACATGGGCATGGCTCTCTGGGGTGTTCAAGCGCATCCTCTTGCACCCGGCATGGGCACCTGGGGTATCAAAAGCCTGAACATGGGACTGAAACTCGGCCCGATTTTCACCCGCATTCTTCTCACCATGTCCAAACTCCCAAAACTCGGAGAAGCCAAGGACACTGACAGCGAAGCCGCCCAAGAGACCGCTCTGGTTGAAAAAGAGGCCATGCAAACATGGCATACTCTGGCTCGACAGGATGACAAAAAACTCATCCTGCGCTTTCTCAGCACTGTTCTGAAAGACCCGAAAAAAGGACTGTCCTGGCTCCAACACG
The genomic region above belongs to Pseudodesulfovibrio sp. JC047 and contains:
- the lpxB gene encoding lipid-A-disaccharide synthase, whose amino-acid sequence is MHTENSTGPIWINVGEASGDLHGAELIKRFQEIAPETSFIGMGGPAMEAAGLDVHFSMKLISLVGITEIFGGLPRILKLLGQIKRELTSIRPRAIILVDCPEFNFRIAKIAKKLNIPVYYYISPQIWAWRSGRANFLRDHVRKVICILPFEKQFYQKYGMDVDYVGHPLMDVLPLEQLDALPVDTHKIGLLPGSRNKEVSTLLPEFAGAAQLLHTAHPHLHYVMVQAPGMDKKRLLSDWPKDIPVEIIGPETRYETFRSCQCIIAASGTVTLETALIGTPVQVAYKVSLLSEFIGRLLVNVDFISLPNLIAGHEIYPEHIQKDACAETLAKSVSRWLDDQTEYDRVKKELTALRTMVGTPGAPLRAARIIEHDLTELGR